One window of the Misgurnus anguillicaudatus chromosome 8, ASM2758022v2, whole genome shotgun sequence genome contains the following:
- the rpsa gene encoding small ribosomal subunit protein uS2 isoform X1, which translates to MSGGLDVLQMKEEDVLKFLAAGTHLGGTNMDFQMEQYVYKRKSDGVYIINLKKTWEKLLLAARAIVAIENPADVCVISSRNTGQRAVLKFASATGATTFAGRFTPGTFTNQIQAAFREPRLLIVTDPRADHQPLTEASYVNIPTIALCNTDSPLRYVDIAIPCNNKGHHSTGLMWWMLAREVLRMRGTISREHPWEVMPDLYFYRDPEEIEKEELAAAEKAVGKEEFQGEWSAPPPDFTQPEVTDWSEGVPVPSVPIQQFPAGIEPAAPAKAAPAEAFAEDWSAQPATEDWSAAPTAQAGEWGGTTADWS; encoded by the exons ATGTCCGGAGGTCTGGATGTCCTTCAAATGAAGGAGGAGGATGTGCTGAAGTTTCTGGCTGCAGGAACCCATCTGGGAGGAACCAACATGGACTTCCAGATGGAGCAGTACGTCTACAAGAGAAAGAGTGACG GCGTGTACATCATCAATCTGAAAAAGACTTGGGAGAAACTCCTGCTGGCTGCTCGCGCTATTGTCGCCATTGAGAATCCAGCTGACGTTTGTGTTATCTCCTCCAGGAACACCGGCCAG AGAGCTGTGCTCAAGTTCGCCTCTGCCACTGGTGCCACCACCTTCGCTGGTCGTTTCACTCCTGGAACCTTCACCAATCAGATTCAGGCTGCTTTCAGGGAGCCCCGCCTCCTGATCGTGACCGATCCTCGTGCCGACCATCAGCCGCTGACTGAAGCATCTTACGTCAACATCCCAACCATCGCCCTCTGCAACACAGACTCTCCTTTGAGATACGTCGACATTGCCATCCCCTGCAACAACAAG GGTCACCACTCTACTGGTTTGATGTGGTGGATGTTGGCCAGAGAGGTTCTGAGGATGAGGGGCACCATCTCCAGGGAGCACCCATGGGAGGTCATGCCTGATCTGTACTTTTACAGAGATCCAGAGGAG ATTGAGAAGGAGGAGCTGGCTGCTGCCGAGAAGGCTGTTGGCAAGGAGGAGTTCCAGGGTGAATGGTCCGCTCCCCCACCTGATTTCACCCAGCCTGAGGTTACCGACTGGTCTGAGGGTGTGCCGGTTCCATCTGTGCCCATCCAGCAGTTCCCAGCTGGCATTGAACCTG CAGCTCCAGCTAAGGCTGCCCCTGCTGAGGCGTTTGCTG AGGACTGGAGCGCTCAGCCTGCCACAGAGGACTGGTCTGCTGCCCCCACAGCTCAGGCTGGAGAATGGGGTGGCACCACTGCTGACTGGTCTTAA
- the rpsa gene encoding small ribosomal subunit protein uS2 isoform X2 has translation MSGGLDVLQMKEEDVLKFLAAGTHLGGTNMDFQMEQYVYKRKSDGVYIINLKKTWEKLLLAARAIVAIENPADVCVISSRNTGQRAVLKFASATGATTFAGRFTPGTFTNQIQAAFREPRLLIVTDPRADHQPLTEASYVNIPTIALCNTDSPLRYVDIAIPCNNKGHHSTGLMWWMLAREVLRMRGTISREHPWEVMPDLYFYRDPEEIEKEELAAAEKAVGKEEFQGEWSAPPPDFTQPEVTDWSEGVPVPSVPIQQFPAGIEPAPAKAAPAEAFAEDWSAQPATEDWSAAPTAQAGEWGGTTADWS, from the exons ATGTCCGGAGGTCTGGATGTCCTTCAAATGAAGGAGGAGGATGTGCTGAAGTTTCTGGCTGCAGGAACCCATCTGGGAGGAACCAACATGGACTTCCAGATGGAGCAGTACGTCTACAAGAGAAAGAGTGACG GCGTGTACATCATCAATCTGAAAAAGACTTGGGAGAAACTCCTGCTGGCTGCTCGCGCTATTGTCGCCATTGAGAATCCAGCTGACGTTTGTGTTATCTCCTCCAGGAACACCGGCCAG AGAGCTGTGCTCAAGTTCGCCTCTGCCACTGGTGCCACCACCTTCGCTGGTCGTTTCACTCCTGGAACCTTCACCAATCAGATTCAGGCTGCTTTCAGGGAGCCCCGCCTCCTGATCGTGACCGATCCTCGTGCCGACCATCAGCCGCTGACTGAAGCATCTTACGTCAACATCCCAACCATCGCCCTCTGCAACACAGACTCTCCTTTGAGATACGTCGACATTGCCATCCCCTGCAACAACAAG GGTCACCACTCTACTGGTTTGATGTGGTGGATGTTGGCCAGAGAGGTTCTGAGGATGAGGGGCACCATCTCCAGGGAGCACCCATGGGAGGTCATGCCTGATCTGTACTTTTACAGAGATCCAGAGGAG ATTGAGAAGGAGGAGCTGGCTGCTGCCGAGAAGGCTGTTGGCAAGGAGGAGTTCCAGGGTGAATGGTCCGCTCCCCCACCTGATTTCACCCAGCCTGAGGTTACCGACTGGTCTGAGGGTGTGCCGGTTCCATCTGTGCCCATCCAGCAGTTCCCAGCTGGCATTGAACCTG CTCCAGCTAAGGCTGCCCCTGCTGAGGCGTTTGCTG AGGACTGGAGCGCTCAGCCTGCCACAGAGGACTGGTCTGCTGCCCCCACAGCTCAGGCTGGAGAATGGGGTGGCACCACTGCTGACTGGTCTTAA